The sequence CTCACGCCGGATGCGTTGCTCGTGGTGGCGTACATCGGGGGCATCACCGCCATCATGGCCGCGCTGATCGCCGTGACGCAGTTCGATATCAAGCGCGTGCTGGCTTACTCCACCATGAGCCAGCTCGGCTACATGGTGATGGCGCTCGGCGTGGGCGCGTACACAGCCGGTTTCCTGCACCTGGTGACGCACGCCGTGTTCAAGGCCCTGCTCTTCCTGGGGTCGGGCAGCGTGATCCATGCAGTCCACACCCAGGACATGCGGGAGATGGGCGGCCTTTCAAGAAAGATGCCGGTGACTTACGGGACCTTCCTCGTCGGGACGCTCGCGCTGGCGGGGATTCCGTTGACTTCGGGGTTTGTGTCGAAGGATGCCATCCTTGCGGGGACCCTCGCTTTTGCCGGAGAGCACCCGGCGCATCTGCTCCTGCCGATCATGGGATTCGCGGCGGCAGGGCTCACGGCGTTCTATATGTTCCGTCTCCTGTTCATGACCTTCTGGGGAAAGCCCGCAGACGCACAGCGGCATGCCCACGCGCATGAAAGTCCCGCCGTCATGACCGGTCCGTTGGTCGTGCTGTGCGTCTTCTGCTTCTACGCGTTCTTCACATTCCCCAGCGGAAACCCCTTCGGTGGCGAAGGATGGTTCCACGAGCTCATCCATGCGCCGGAGTCGGTGGCTGTCGCAAACGCGCACGATGCCGCGCACGGCGGAGGACATGGCGAGGTCGCGCACTCTTCCGGTGAGCATCACGGTTCCGCGCATTCCATTGCGATGATGCTCAGTCTTCTGATGGCTGCGGGCGGGATCGTCCTGGCCTGGCTGACCTACGGGCGACGCCTCATTCGCGCGGAGGTGCTGGCGGCTCGACTCGGGCCCGTCTACCGACTGGTGCGGGACAAGTTCCGCTTTGATGAACTCTATGCCGCCACGGTCATTGCGCTCGTCCGCGTCTTGCGCGAAGGCCTGGCGCGTTTCGATGGCGCTGTGATCGACGGCATTGTGAACGCCACGGCGCCGGTGCTGCGCTTCTTCGCTTCAGTGAGTGGAGGAGTGGACCGGTACGGGGTGGATGGTCTTGTGAACGGAGTCGCCTCTGTCGTCGAGCGTCTTGGAGACTCTATGCGTCGTCCGCAGACCGGACGGATTCAGAACTACCTGGCCGTGTCCGTCGGCCTGCTCCTGCTGATCGTGTTGACGAGCGTCCTTGCGGGCGCCAGATAGGGAAGGGACTCATGCCGGTGCTGTCAATCATCACATTCTTCCCGCTGCTGGGGGCGCTGGCCGTCCTCTTGGCGCCTCGGGAAAGAGACGACCTCGTCCGGTGGATCGCTGTGGTGGCAACCGCCGTTCCCCTGGCGATCTGCCTCTGGCTCCTGCCCCGGTTTGACCCGGGTCTGGCCGGAGCGGTCACGGAGACGAGCTTCCAGTTCGTGGAGCATCTTCCGTGGATCCACCAGTTCCATGTGGAGTACTTCATTGGTGTGGACGGGCTGTCGTTCCCGTTCGTCGTCTTGACGGCGCTCATCTCGTTTGTCTGCATTTTCGCGTCCTGGGGGATTGATCGCGGCGTGAAGGGCTACTTCGCGCTCTTCCTCCTCCTGGAAACGGGAATGCTGGGAGTCTTCGTCTCGCTGGACTTCTTCCTGTTCTATGTATTCTGGGAAGTCATGCTCCTTCCGATGTACTTCCTGATCGGCGTGTGGGGCGGTCCGCGACGCGAGTATGCGGCCATCAAGTTCTTCCTCTATACGCTGCTTGGCTCCGTGCTGATGCTGATCGGGATGATCGCGGTCTACTTCTCCTCGGAGCCGCACACATTCAATATGCTGACGCTGATGGCGGAGTCGGGGCGCTGGAGCGTGGAGTTCCAGAAGTGGATCTTCCTGGCATTCTACATCGGGTTTGCCATCAAGATTCCCGCCTTCCCGTTCCACACATGGCTTCCCGATGCTCATGTGGAAGCGCCGACCCCGATCTCGGTCATTCTTGCGGGCATTCTGCTGAAGCTGGGAACCTACGGGCTCTTGCGGATCTCCTTCCCGATGCTCCCCGCGGCCACCGTCTGGTTCGCTCCCGCGCTTGCGCTCATCGGGGTGGTGAACATTGTGTACGGGGCGCTCTGCGCGATGGCGCAGAAAGACCTGAAGAAACTCGTGGCGTATTCGTCCATCAGCCACATGGGGTTTGTGATGCTCGGCATGGCGTCTCTGACTCCGCACGGCATGAACGGCGCCGTCTTCCAGATGGTGAGTCACGGCATGATCACCGCCATGCTCTTCCTTCTGGTCGGCGTGATTTATGATCGTGCACACCATCGGAACATTGACGGCTTCGGCGGGCTGCTCGTCCAGATGCCGGTATACGGTGGCGTCGCCGTCGTTGCTTTCATGGCCGCTCTCGGGCTTCCGGGCATGACCGGGTTTATCGGCGAGGCACTCTCGCTGCTCGGTTCCTTCCAGGTCTTCCGGGTGCTGACCATGTTTGCTGTCTCGGGGATCGTGATTACGGCGGCGTATGTCCTGTGGACGGTCCAGCGCGTCTATCTCGGCAAGGGCCGGGATGAATACGCCGTGTTTCCGGATCTCTCGGGCCGGGAGGCGTTCACTCTGTTCCCGCTGATGATTCTGGTGATTGTCTTTGGTGTGTACCCGGCGCCTTTGCTGGGTCTCATGCGCACGACTCTCCAGGAGATTCTCCGCGTGATCGGTCAGGGATAGGAGGGCGCGAAAGTGACCAACATGGAGAGCCTGCCTCGCTATCTTCCCGAGTTCACGCTCTGCGTGGCACTTCTGGCTGCCGTACTGGTGGATGCCGTGCGACGGGAACGCGGGGCGGTCCTTGCCGCGTGGATCACGATTGTGGGCGCGCTCGCCGCGGCCGGGCTCACCATCACCGGGTCCGCGGATCCCGCACCGGTTCGTGTCTTCTCCGGGATGGCGGCCCTCTCTCCGTTCGTGGACTTCTTCCGTGTGTTCCTGTCACTCACCGCCGTGGCCGCGGCCGCCTTTGCTCTGCCGCATGTGCGTCCGGGCGGTGCGCTCTTTGGTCGCGGCGCCGAGTTCTTTCCGCTCCTGATCGCGACCACGCTCGGCGGTTTCCTGCTGGCGGGAGCCACCCACCTGGTCATGGTTCTTCTGGCGCTGGAGATCATCTCGATCCCCTCGTATGTGATGGCGGGGCTTTGCGCGGACGATCGCCGGGGCGCGGAGGCGTCGGTCAAGTATGTGATCTACGGCGGGTTTGCCACGGGAGCCATGGTCTTCGGGTTCTCGCTGCTCTACGGGATGACGGGATCGCTGGACCTCGGAACGATCGGCACGGCGCTCGCGGGCCGTCCGGAGAGCCCGGGGTTGTGGATCGCCGTCCTGCTCTCGCTTGCCGGCGCCGGATACAAGATCAGCATGGTGCCGTTCCACCTCTGGGCACCGGATGTCTACGAAGGCTCTCCGACTCCCGCGGTGGCGTTCTTCTCGATCGGGCCGAAGGCGGCCGGAATCGCGCTCATGGTTCGGCTGGCGTTCGGGCTGGGTGGAGGCGGCGGTTCCTTCCCCTGGCCGACGCTCTTCGCGGTGCTGTCCGCGCTGGCGATGATTGTCGGCAACGCGGCCGCGCTCGTCCAGAAGGACACGAAGCGTATGCTCGCCTACTCCGGGATTGCGCACGCAGGGTACCTGTTGCTGGGGCTCGCCGCATTCGACCAGTTCGGCCTTCAGGCGATGCTCCTCTATCTGGTGGTGTACGGTCTGGCGAATCTCGGCTTCTTCCTGGTGATCGACATGGTGGAACGCTCCGGCCGGGACTCCTCCATCGACTCGTTCCGCGGGCTGGGCTGGCGGGAACCGATGGTGGGTGCGCTCCTCGCGATCTGTCTGTTCAGCCTGACGGGGCTCCCGCCGACGGCGGGGTTCATCGGAAAGGTCTTCGTGTTCGGAGCGGTGATCCAGCACGGGATGTGGAATCTGGCTGCGCTCGGACTCCTCACCTCCGTGGTGAGCCTCTTCTACTATGTGCGCGTGTTGCGTGCGCTCTACCTGGAAGGCACCGCCGAGGAGCGCGCCCCGTCGCCGGACGGGAAGCGTCTCGGTCCCGTGCCGCTGCTTGCCGTGTTCGCCGTGCCGGTGCTCGTCCTGGGTCTCTGGTGGGGTGGACTGGTGGACATCGCAGCGCACGCCGCCCGCATTCTGGGAATGGGCTAGCCCCTCTCGACGCGCTCGGCGAGGCGTCATCAGGCTTCGTGCGTCCGCTTCTTCTCGGCAAGTGGAGCCGCTCCGCCCTCCGTTGGAGTCCGGGCACCCCCGTTGTGCTACCATGGTCGGACAGATTCGTCCTCCTCCATCCCACCCCCGGGAGGCTTCGATGCCGCGGTCTCTGCTCCTGCGTGCTCTTTGCATACCCGCGTTCTGCGTCGCTGTCCTTGCCGCTCCCGCGGTCCCTGCGCTCGAGTTCGATCCGCCAGGCCCGCTGGGATCTTCGCTCGTACACTCCTGGAACCAGCGACCGCGACTCCTTCCCGCGCCGGGCGGAGGGTTCCTCGTCGCTTGGGCCGGAGGTGCGTCCACCGGCGCGGAGGCACTGCTGTGCGCGACGGCTCCCGAAGGCGGGTCGTACACGACCGCCGTGTTGCTCTCGCAGGGTTTCGACGGCGTTCGCATCGGAGCCGGCGACGGTGTGACGCTGCACGCGTCCGGCAACACGGTGGTCGCCGGGTGGGAGGGAACGGACTTCTACAACCGCCCGGTCTGGTTCGCAAGGTCCACGGATGGCGGAAGTTCGTGGGAGGCGGCGCTTCGTGCCGACCCGGATATCACGGGCGAACGCGCCTACGCGGTCGCCGCGCCCTTCCCGGACGGACGGGTGGCGGAAGCATGGATCGTGTACGAAGAGGGAACCGGCACTCCGGACATCGAGTGGACCGCACAGGATTCGACGGGGGCGTTCGGCCCGCCCCTTTCCCCGGCGGTGCTGTCCCCGGCGATTCCCTGCGAGTGCTGCAACCCGGATCAGGTCGTGCTGGACGACGGGCAGACCGTGCTGATCGCCTACCGGAACAACGATTCCAACCGACGGAACATGTATGTGGCCCGCTCGACAGACGGGGGAGCGTCGTTTGTGTCCTCGACGAAGCTCGACACGGGCAACTGGTTCTTCCCCGCCTGTCCCTCCACCGGCCCCGCGATTGCGCACGACGGGCAGGATGTGGTGATCGTCTGGAAGAAGTCCCCCGGGAACTCGCATCACATCTGGTCGGCGCGGAGTTCGGACGGGGGGAGTAGCTGGAGTACGAATGTACAGATCGACGACAGCGACGGCTCGACGGGCGCAAACTACCCGGCCATTGCCATGCGCGGTGCCGTGGTCGTGGCCGTCTGGGAGGCGCGAGATCCGGTGACCGGGCACCCCGAGGCGTGGGGAGTCGCGTCCACCGATGCCGGGGCCACCTGGGGAGTCCCGGCGATGGTCCCCGGGGACGGGGCGAACAAGGCGCTGAGCCAGACCACCGTTGCGATTTCGCCCTCGCTGGAGGTGGAGCTGGCCTGGCGGGACTCCCGCGACGGACCCTCGTACATCTACCGGACGCGCGGCAGCCTGGGGGCCACCGGCGTGGATGTTGCGGTTCCGGCGGGGTCGGACGCCCCCTCGGCCCGGCCCAATCCGTTCGCAGGCGGCACGACCATCGAGTTCCAGCGGTCGGAATCCGGCGTCGCCCGCTTGACGGTCCACGATGCGTCCGGGCGCGTGGTGGCCCGGCTCCCGGGAGTGGCGCCCGGTCCCGGGGTCGCGCAGGTTCGCTGGGACGGGAAGGACACCGCCGGGAAACCGGTCGCCGCCGGGGTGTACCTTCTCCGGCTGGAGTCGGCCGGAGGAGTCTCCACCGGGCGAGTGACCCGACTCCGGTAGGTTCGGCTACGCGCCATCGCTGTGGGATGCCCGGGAAGAAACACCGGCCGACGAGTCTCCCCGAGCCGGTTGCGACTTCGCACGATGCCCTCGATTTCACCCGTTCCGGTCCCCTTTTCCCTTGAATCAGTACAGAAATGGTACTACTTTGGTCGGGACTGGATTTCGTGCAGGAAAAACCCCTCTGGGCCCGAAAATCGGAGGATCCCGGTGTTCGCCTTCACCCGAAAGACGGATTACGCGCTCGTGGCGCTCGCCGGACTGGCGGAAAGGGCCGCTCGCGGGGGCGGGGTCTCCAGCGCGAGGCTCATCGCGGCGGATTACGGGATTCCGCTTCCGCTTCTGATGAATGTCCTGAAGGACCTCGTGCGGGGCGGGGTCGTGGAATCGGCTCGCGGGGCCAGGGGCGGGTACTTCCTGGCGCGGGACACGGACGGGATCACTGTGCGCCATGTCATGGAGGCCATCGAGGGACCCGTGAAGGTCACGCTGTGCTGCGATGACGACGAGGACCCCGCCTGCCCGGAGTGCCATGTACAGGTGCGCTGCCCCATCA is a genomic window of Gemmatimonadota bacterium containing:
- a CDS encoding exo-alpha-sialidase; the encoded protein is MPRSLLLRALCIPAFCVAVLAAPAVPALEFDPPGPLGSSLVHSWNQRPRLLPAPGGGFLVAWAGGASTGAEALLCATAPEGGSYTTAVLLSQGFDGVRIGAGDGVTLHASGNTVVAGWEGTDFYNRPVWFARSTDGGSSWEAALRADPDITGERAYAVAAPFPDGRVAEAWIVYEEGTGTPDIEWTAQDSTGAFGPPLSPAVLSPAIPCECCNPDQVVLDDGQTVLIAYRNNDSNRRNMYVARSTDGGASFVSSTKLDTGNWFFPACPSTGPAIAHDGQDVVIVWKKSPGNSHHIWSARSSDGGSSWSTNVQIDDSDGSTGANYPAIAMRGAVVVAVWEARDPVTGHPEAWGVASTDAGATWGVPAMVPGDGANKALSQTTVAISPSLEVELAWRDSRDGPSYIYRTRGSLGATGVDVAVPAGSDAPSARPNPFAGGTTIEFQRSESGVARLTVHDASGRVVARLPGVAPGPGVAQVRWDGKDTAGKPVAAGVYLLRLESAGGVSTGRVTRLR
- the nuoL gene encoding NADH-quinone oxidoreductase subunit L, whose protein sequence is MLTTGGLILGIPLFAFVVQFTVGRRLPRQGDWVSTGAVFAAFLLSIPNFLSAVAAGGARPLDNPRFVWMDLGTAKLSLGILSDNLMAVMLTAVLFVSFLIHVYSMGYMKGEERYNRFFGYLSLFIFSMMGIIMADSLLGLYIFWELVGVSSYFLIGFYIGKPSANAAAKKAFITNRVGDAFMFVGIAIVLNATGTLHLPSVFTAVAHGDLSGGTLTAAGLCLFMGAVGKSAQFPLHVWLPDAMEGPTPVSALIHAATMVAAGVYFVARMYPVLTPDALLVVAYIGGITAIMAALIAVTQFDIKRVLAYSTMSQLGYMVMALGVGAYTAGFLHLVTHAVFKALLFLGSGSVIHAVHTQDMREMGGLSRKMPVTYGTFLVGTLALAGIPLTSGFVSKDAILAGTLAFAGEHPAHLLLPIMGFAAAGLTAFYMFRLLFMTFWGKPADAQRHAHAHESPAVMTGPLVVLCVFCFYAFFTFPSGNPFGGEGWFHELIHAPESVAVANAHDAAHGGGHGEVAHSSGEHHGSAHSIAMMLSLLMAAGGIVLAWLTYGRRLIRAEVLAARLGPVYRLVRDKFRFDELYAATVIALVRVLREGLARFDGAVIDGIVNATAPVLRFFASVSGGVDRYGVDGLVNGVASVVERLGDSMRRPQTGRIQNYLAVSVGLLLLIVLTSVLAGAR
- a CDS encoding NADH-quinone oxidoreductase subunit N, with translation MESLPRYLPEFTLCVALLAAVLVDAVRRERGAVLAAWITIVGALAAAGLTITGSADPAPVRVFSGMAALSPFVDFFRVFLSLTAVAAAAFALPHVRPGGALFGRGAEFFPLLIATTLGGFLLAGATHLVMVLLALEIISIPSYVMAGLCADDRRGAEASVKYVIYGGFATGAMVFGFSLLYGMTGSLDLGTIGTALAGRPESPGLWIAVLLSLAGAGYKISMVPFHLWAPDVYEGSPTPAVAFFSIGPKAAGIALMVRLAFGLGGGGGSFPWPTLFAVLSALAMIVGNAAALVQKDTKRMLAYSGIAHAGYLLLGLAAFDQFGLQAMLLYLVVYGLANLGFFLVIDMVERSGRDSSIDSFRGLGWREPMVGALLAICLFSLTGLPPTAGFIGKVFVFGAVIQHGMWNLAALGLLTSVVSLFYYVRVLRALYLEGTAEERAPSPDGKRLGPVPLLAVFAVPVLVLGLWWGGLVDIAAHAARILGMG
- a CDS encoding NADH-quinone oxidoreductase subunit M, whose translation is MPVLSIITFFPLLGALAVLLAPRERDDLVRWIAVVATAVPLAICLWLLPRFDPGLAGAVTETSFQFVEHLPWIHQFHVEYFIGVDGLSFPFVVLTALISFVCIFASWGIDRGVKGYFALFLLLETGMLGVFVSLDFFLFYVFWEVMLLPMYFLIGVWGGPRREYAAIKFFLYTLLGSVLMLIGMIAVYFSSEPHTFNMLTLMAESGRWSVEFQKWIFLAFYIGFAIKIPAFPFHTWLPDAHVEAPTPISVILAGILLKLGTYGLLRISFPMLPAATVWFAPALALIGVVNIVYGALCAMAQKDLKKLVAYSSISHMGFVMLGMASLTPHGMNGAVFQMVSHGMITAMLFLLVGVIYDRAHHRNIDGFGGLLVQMPVYGGVAVVAFMAALGLPGMTGFIGEALSLLGSFQVFRVLTMFAVSGIVITAAYVLWTVQRVYLGKGRDEYAVFPDLSGREAFTLFPLMILVIVFGVYPAPLLGLMRTTLQEILRVIGQG
- a CDS encoding Rrf2 family transcriptional regulator; translation: MFAFTRKTDYALVALAGLAERAARGGGVSSARLIAADYGIPLPLLMNVLKDLVRGGVVESARGARGGYFLARDTDGITVRHVMEAIEGPVKVTLCCDDDEDPACPECHVQVRCPITDSVRLLNEQIHDYLSRITLTDIVEGRVESVSPPAPGRPSQSSPFRVLPSTRTARVRGKDSSGEK